The genomic interval CCCTTTACGACATGCTCAAGGCGGTCGATCCAGCCATGACGATCGAGGCCATCCAGCTTCATTTCAAAGAAGGGGGGCGCAATGGTGTTTGGAAGCGCTGAGCCGTACGGACGCGAAGGTCTACCCCTGGAGGATGCACGCCGACGGGTTCTGGCGGCAATCGAGCCGATCACGGCCAGCAGCACGGTGCCCCTCCAGGAGGCCCTCGGCCGCGTGAGCGCAGCAGCTGTGCTGGCCAGCGCGGCCGTTCCGGGGTTTCCGGCCTCAATTATGGATGGCTATGCCTTGGGGCAGAGCCACCAGCCCAAGCTCGGAGAGACCTGGAAGCTGAAAGGGCGCTCCGCCGCAGGCCAACCCTTCAACGGAACCCTGGCCAACGGCGATGCGATTCGGATCCTCACCGGAGCTCCACTGCCGGACGGTGCCGGCTGGGTGCTGCCCCAGGAGCTCATCACAGTGGACGGCAACACCCTCCAGCTGGCGAAAGAAGCGTCGGATCGTCCCTGGATTCGCCCGAAGGACGAGGAATGCCGGCCGGGGGACCTGCTGCTGGCCGCTGGACAGCGATTGGGGTCCGCCGATCTCGCACGCCTCGCCGGCTGCGGCATCGCCGAATTGGCCGTTGTGCCGCAACCCCGCATCGGGCTGCTGATCAGCGGGGACGAACTGGTGCCACCCGGAACAGCGCGGCACCCCGGTGCCATCTGGGAGAGCAACGGCACGCTTCTGGAGACGATGCTCCAGGCCCTCGGGCAGTCGGTGACCCAGCGACGGGTGGTGGCCGATCAACCCAACGCCCTGCGGCAGGCCCTGCTTGATCTGGCCAACGACTGCGACGTGGTGGTGAGTACCGGAGGCGTCTCCGCCGGCGATACCGACTGGATCCGACCGCTGGTGGCGGAGCTGGGTGCCGTGGACTTCTGGAAACTGTTCCTTCGCCCGGGTCGCCCCTTCGCCTTTGGAAGCATCGGTGAAGGCGTGCCGTTTTTCGGACTACCGGGCAATCCCGTGGCGGCGGCGGTCACCGCCCTGCAACTGCTCTGGCCCGCCCTGCAGGCCCTGGAGGGGCAGATCGAACCGGAGCTGTTCCCCCGGGTGATGGTGGAACTCGCCGACCCTTTAAGCCGCCGACCGGGACGGCCGGAACTGGCCCGAGCCCGCCTCGACACCAACGCCGCAGGAGCCCTGCTGGCACGGGTGGATGGCTCGCAGGCCTCCTCCCGAATCGGCTCCCTGCAACGGGCCGATCTTCTGTTGGAACTACCGGCGGAGGCCGGCTCCTTGCAAAGCGGTACGCGCCTCTGGGCCCAGGTGATCCGTCAGCGAATCTTCTGAACCGTCGCTGGGCGAAAGCATCGGCGCTCCCAGGCCAAGAGCTGGCCCGATGCATCGAAATGGATGCTGACCTGCTGAAACAACTCAGCGCCGAGACGTCCAGCGATCTCCAAGCTGAAAGGCTCCGCTGAAATTTCACTGGGCACCGAGAACACCAAGCCATCGGGCATCACGGCTGAGCAGTCATTGTGGAGAAATTGGTGCGCATCAAACACCACGGGAGCAGCGTCCTCGGCCTCGGCGTTCACCCCCAGCTGAGGTCGCAGCGTCTGCCGCTCACCGCTCCATCCCTTCACCAAATCCAGCAGAGCCTCGGGTGTCCCGCATGCGGGACGCTCGGGTTCGGGATCGGGGCTCAGACGACAACGAAAGCCCACCGCCCCAACGCGCTGCAAGCGCCAACGGCCGTTCCGCGGTTCCCAGAGCAGCACCAGCATCGAGCGGGAGCGACCGCAAAACAGGTTGATCTCGTGGCCGAAGCGCGGACGATCGGCATCCAACCCCAGGCTGGACTGGCCCCCCGCCCCGGGAAACTGCCAACAACCGCCACCGGCGTTGTATTTGGCTCGGCTGATGGGATAGGTGGCATGGCCACCGGGAGCAAACGCCAGCCCCGACCCATCCCAGACCCCGTGGTCATCATCGGAAAAGGAAATCGCGTATGTGGTGGGGTCAATCCGGCGGGATGGATGCTGTAGGTCCAGCCGATCGGCGCCGTCGCGTTCAAACCAGTGGCCACAGCCCTGCCAGTGGCCGGCGAAATTGCGACGGTTGAGGGTCCATTGATCAGTCATCTCCGTGACGGCATGGAACGGTCGATCTCCTTAGGGTCGCTGCAACAGCCATCCCCCGCCATGGACCTCACGATCGTTGGCTGCGGGTATGTGGGGCTTGCCCTGGCGGAGCGGCTGCAACTGAGACGGCCACAGCTAAGGCTGACGCTGACCACCACCAGCAGCGAACGGCTGGAGCACCTCAGCTCCTTGGCGGATCGGGTGAGGGTGTGCGATGCCACCAACCCTGCCCAATTGCTGGACGCACTGCAGCAGAGCAGCAGCGCCGTGTTCTGCCTCGGTCCCAAGGGAGATCGCCAGGTGGATGCCGACGGCTACCGCCACACCTTCGTCGACAGCTTCCGCTGCCTGAAGTCGCTGTTGCCACAACTGCCGAATCTTCGACAGATTCTCTACACGAGCAGTTGCTCGGTGTACGGCGATGCCCAGGGTGACTGGGTGGATGAGCAAACGCCGCCCGACCCGGGCCGCGGCCATAGCGATGTTCTGCTGGAAAGCGAGCAACTGCTCAACAGCATCAGCGACCGGCGCGTTTGCATCCTGCGCCTCGGAGCGCTGTACGGCCCCGGCCGCGATCTGGATCGACGTTTGCGCGGACTCGCCGGCCTGGAACGCCCCGGCAGCGGAGGCTCTTACAGCAACTGGCTGCATGTGGCGGATGCCGCCGGTGCCCTGGAAGCAGCAATGGATGGTGAATGGGCCAGCGTGGTGAATGTGGTCAACGACGAACCGATCCTGCTGCGGAATCTCGTGGAGCGAAGCCTGCGACGCCAAGGGCTGGCACCGGTGCACTGGCTTGGACAAGACGATCCGAGTTCAGCGGGCCGACGGATCCGCAACACCCGGCTCAAACAGCTGGGCTACCAACTGCAGCACCCAAGCGTTGATCAGAGCGGCGTATTTGCCGCCAGCCAGGTTCCCTGACCGCTGCACCACTCCCGCTTCCAGAACGGGGCCTGATGCTTGAGTTGCTCCAATAACGCGGCAGAGCAGCGCTGCGCCGCGCCGCGCCGATCCGCCTGGACCGCCACCAGCACAATCGGGTCCCCAGGGGCGAGCCTCCCCACCCGATGCAGCACCAAAATCGGTCCCACCCGGTGCTCCTGCTGCAAACGCTGTGCCATGGCCGTGATCTGACGTTCGCAAAGGCCGGGGAAGTGCTCCAGCTCAAGCGCCTGCAGAGGCCGGCCATCCATGGTGGTGGGACGCACCCGACCAATGAAGATCGCCGCGGCCGCGGCATCCCCACTCCAGTTCGCAAGCTGCTGCCAAGGATCAAAGGGATCCGGGCACACCTCCACACAACAACTGGTCATGCTTCAACCCCCCGTGAACGGTGGAAGAAAGGCCAGCTCATCACCGGCCTGCAACCGCTGATTCGCACCGACCAACTCCTGATTGACCGCAATGCTGATGCCCTCGAGCGGGCCAAGATCCAACTGGTTCCAGACCTCACGGGCCGTTGATACCCCTGGCGTGAAGGGGAGGGAACGCTCCGCCCAACCGGCACGTTCTCGGAGGGAGGCGAACAACAGCACCTTCAGCACCGCGTCCATGGCAGCTGGAGCGGTTCTAGCGTCCGAAGGCTCCGCCGCTGTGCCATGGGCCTGTCCATCGCCCTGCTCACCATCTCCGACACACGCACCCTGGCGGACGACAGCAGCGGAGATCAGCTGCTGCGCAGCCTTGAAGCCGCCGACCATCGGCTTCACGAGCGAAGACTCTGCCCCGATGATCGCTATCAAATCCGCAGTGAACTGAGCCGCTGGATCGCCGATCCCGCGGTTGATGTGGTGATCACCAGTGGGGGTACCGGTCTGACCGGCCGCGATGGCACCCCCGAAGCCGTGGCACCTCTGCTGGACAAAACAATCGAAGGATTCGGGGAACTGTTTCGCGTGCTCTCCTTCGAGAGCATCGGCACCAGCACCCTGCAAAGCCGCTGCCTTGCCGGCGTGGCCAACGGCACCTTTGTGTTTGTGCTGCCGGGTTCTCTGGATGCGGTGACCACGGCTTGGGACCGGCTCATCCGTGCTCAGCTCGATACCAACACCCGGCCGTGCAACCTGGCCCAGCTCCGGGCTCGCTTGAAGGAATAGAGCGTGGATTGTCAGAACGGAATCGGCATCGTGACCGCTGCCGGTGTGGGCATGCAGGCCTCAACCTGCTGATCAATCACCTCACCAACCACAACGATCGAGGGTGACTTGAAGGCTTGCGCTCGGCATTGATCGGCAACGTCAACCAAGGTTGCTTTGAGGCAACGCTGCCCCGCCACCGTGCCCTGCTGGATCACCGCCACGGGAGTTGTCGAAGCCAAACCACCCGCCATCAGTTCCTCCGCGATCCGGGGCAGATTGTGCAATCCCATGTAAATCACCAAGCCGTCACTGGCAGCGGCCAAGGCACGCCAATCCACAGAGGGACGGCGCTTGTCGATTTCCTCATGACCGGTGACGAAGGTCACCGATGACCCCGCCCGCCTGTGCGTGACGGGAATTCCGGCATAAGCAGGGGCAGCGATGCCGGCTGTCACGCCCGGGACCACCTGAACAGAGATGTTCCTTTCCGCCAAGTAAGCCGCTTCTTCACCTCCACGACCAAACAGAAAGGGATCACCCCCCTTCAACCGCACCACCGTGCTGTGTTTCTGGGCCATTTCCACGAGCACGGCGTTGGTGCTCGGTTGCGGCACTGAATGATGCCCACGACGCTTGCCGACAAAACGGCGTTCGCAGGCATCAGGGACAAGATCCAGCACTTCCTCGGGCACCAGCGAGTCGTACACCAGGGCATCGCACTCGCGAAGCAGCCGATGCGCCTTCAGCGTGAGCAACTCGGGATCGCCAGGACCGGCTCCCACCAGATAAACGGTTCCGGATTGTTCAGCGATGCTCACGGCAGAGAAACAAGCAGATCGATCAAGGCCTGACGGGTGGGGGGATGCTCCAGCAGAGGAGGCAATCCACCAGCTTCGCTTAACGCCTCCGTCATGCGATTCGGAGCTAGAGCCAACGGGAGTGGCCGGGCGCGGGGATGGCGCTGCTGGAACTCCGGCCAGGCATCGAAGGAAACCAACGGCAACGCCAATCGAGACGACAGCATCGTGAGAAACCGATCCGCCACACCGGGACGGAGAGGATGGTGCACCAGCACGGCATCACGGCGTTCAGGCAGAGGAAGCGCTGACAGCACAGCGTCCCACCAGGAGGTCCATGCACCGAGAAAGGGCAGCAAACGCACACTGGCCCCAACTCCATGAAGCCTGTCCCGAATTGCCGGCACGTCCGTTCGGGCGTGAGCTCCAGGCAGCAACAGCAAAGGAACGATCCAAGCGGGTTGGAGAGGAGGCGAAACGGCCTGTTCAGCTGTCAGCACCTCGAGCTGTACCGGCGCCGATCGCCGCCTAGCCAGAAGAGGCGGCAGGGATGCCAAACAGTCGGGAACAGCACCGCCACTGCGGCCATGCACCACGAGATGCAAACCACGCCGTCTCCCATCGGAAGCGTCATTCCGTAGCAATGGCCACGGATCGATGACCCTGCCGGCTGATGTCATCGGGTTGTTCTGAACGTTGAGGAAGTCATGGCGCCCCGCCGTAATTTTGATCGTGCTCCATTGGACAGCCGCTCCTACCGCGAGCCTCTGGACGGACGCATCGAGCGCTACGACGCCCGGAACGATCGCTACCGCAGGGGATACGACCCCAGGGACGCCCGCTACGACAGAAGACTCGATCGCGCGGCTGGGCCGTCCGAATTGGACCAAGACTTCGCTGCGATGAAGCGCGTTTGGCAAATGCTCCGGGCCGGAGCAGTGCGGATGGTTGGCGAAATTGGACGCCAATACTGAGGCCTAAGCAGGTTGCCTTTTACGGCCTCACGGGAACCACCAGATGTAGCCGGAATTACAAATTGGCCAAATCACAGCCCTGCAATCGATCAACACCAAAAGTGTTCTCTTTGTTACGGACCAGGGCTGCCTTCGCGTTGTTAATTCACTCATCCCAACGCTCCCTTCATTTTGAAGCGTTGCCGGTCTTCGGGCCATCTCGATTGATTTGCGCCTCGTCTCTGAGCAATCAATCCGCCCACTTTTCAATCGACTTATGACTATTAGCTCTCCCTCCAGGCCGTACCTGGATGGCAAGAAGCTCAACAAGATCGAGCAGAACAAGGCGGCCAAAGATGGCCTGTTGGTCGGTAGCGAGATCGAGAAATTCGCCGAACTTGGCTGGGAAGAGGTTGATGAAACCGACCTTCAACTGCGTTTGAAGTGGTACGGCATGTTCTGGCGTCCGAAAACGCCAGGCAAGTTCATGCTCCGCCTGCGTGTGCCCAATGGAGTGCTGAACGCAGATCAACTGCGTGTGGTTGGTTCGATCGTCGAGCGCTACGGCGAAAACGGCAGTTGCGACATCACCACGCGGCAGAACCTGCAGTTGCGTGGTGTGCTGCTGGGCGACCTGCCAGAGATTCTTAAACGACTAACGGAAGCAGGTCTCAGCACGATTCAATCCGGCTTCGACAACCCCCGCAACGTCACTGGCAACCCAATCGCCGGCATCGATCCCAATGAGATCGTCGACACGCGGCCCTACACAACCGAGCTGCAGAACTTCCTCACCAACAACTGCCAAGGCAACCCGGAGTATTCCAACTTGCCCCGCAAGTGGAACACCGCCGTTGCAGGGGCGAAGGACAACTTCCTGCTCCACAACGACATCGTCTTTCACCCCGTGGAACGGGATGGGGTGATGGGATTTGGCGTGTGGATCGGCGGTGTTCTGTCATCGCAGATGAATGCCTATGCCATTCCTCTGAA from Synechococcus sp. UW69 carries:
- the moaB gene encoding molybdenum cofactor biosynthesis protein B, which codes for MGLSIALLTISDTRTLADDSSGDQLLRSLEAADHRLHERRLCPDDRYQIRSELSRWIADPAVDVVITSGGTGLTGRDGTPEAVAPLLDKTIEGFGELFRVLSFESIGTSTLQSRCLAGVANGTFVFVLPGSLDAVTTAWDRLIRAQLDTNTRPCNLAQLRARLKE
- the glp gene encoding gephyrin-like molybdotransferase Glp, which gives rise to MFGSAEPYGREGLPLEDARRRVLAAIEPITASSTVPLQEALGRVSAAAVLASAAVPGFPASIMDGYALGQSHQPKLGETWKLKGRSAAGQPFNGTLANGDAIRILTGAPLPDGAGWVLPQELITVDGNTLQLAKEASDRPWIRPKDEECRPGDLLLAAGQRLGSADLARLAGCGIAELAVVPQPRIGLLISGDELVPPGTARHPGAIWESNGTLLETMLQALGQSVTQRRVVADQPNALRQALLDLANDCDVVVSTGGVSAGDTDWIRPLVAELGAVDFWKLFLRPGRPFAFGSIGEGVPFFGLPGNPVAAAVTALQLLWPALQALEGQIEPELFPRVMVELADPLSRRPGRPELARARLDTNAAGALLARVDGSQASSRIGSLQRADLLLELPAEAGSLQSGTRLWAQVIRQRIF
- a CDS encoding NAD-dependent epimerase/dehydratase family protein, whose protein sequence is MDLTIVGCGYVGLALAERLQLRRPQLRLTLTTTSSERLEHLSSLADRVRVCDATNPAQLLDALQQSSSAVFCLGPKGDRQVDADGYRHTFVDSFRCLKSLLPQLPNLRQILYTSSCSVYGDAQGDWVDEQTPPDPGRGHSDVLLESEQLLNSISDRRVCILRLGALYGPGRDLDRRLRGLAGLERPGSGGSYSNWLHVADAAGALEAAMDGEWASVVNVVNDEPILLRNLVERSLRRQGLAPVHWLGQDDPSSAGRRIRNTRLKQLGYQLQHPSVDQSGVFAASQVP
- a CDS encoding molybdenum cofactor biosynthesis protein MoaE produces the protein MTSCCVEVCPDPFDPWQQLANWSGDAAAAAIFIGRVRPTTMDGRPLQALELEHFPGLCERQITAMAQRLQQEHRVGPILVLHRVGRLAPGDPIVLVAVQADRRGAAQRCSAALLEQLKHQAPFWKREWCSGQGTWLAANTPL
- the cobA gene encoding uroporphyrinogen-III C-methyltransferase produces the protein MSIAEQSGTVYLVGAGPGDPELLTLKAHRLLRECDALVYDSLVPEEVLDLVPDACERRFVGKRRGHHSVPQPSTNAVLVEMAQKHSTVVRLKGGDPFLFGRGGEEAAYLAERNISVQVVPGVTAGIAAPAYAGIPVTHRRAGSSVTFVTGHEEIDKRRPSVDWRALAAASDGLVIYMGLHNLPRIAEELMAGGLASTTPVAVIQQGTVAGQRCLKATLVDVADQCRAQAFKSPSIVVVGEVIDQQVEACMPTPAAVTMPIPF
- a CDS encoding DUF3598 family protein — its product is MTDQWTLNRRNFAGHWQGCGHWFERDGADRLDLQHPSRRIDPTTYAISFSDDDHGVWDGSGLAFAPGGHATYPISRAKYNAGGGCWQFPGAGGQSSLGLDADRPRFGHEINLFCGRSRSMLVLLWEPRNGRWRLQRVGAVGFRCRLSPDPEPERPACGTPEALLDLVKGWSGERQTLRPQLGVNAEAEDAAPVVFDAHQFLHNDCSAVMPDGLVFSVPSEISAEPFSLEIAGRLGAELFQQVSIHFDASGQLLAWERRCFRPATVQKIR
- a CDS encoding MoaD/ThiS family protein; translation: MDAVLKVLLFASLRERAGWAERSLPFTPGVSTAREVWNQLDLGPLEGISIAVNQELVGANQRLQAGDELAFLPPFTGG
- a CDS encoding DNA mismatch repair protein MutS, with product MTSAGRVIDPWPLLRNDASDGRRRGLHLVVHGRSGGAVPDCLASLPPLLARRRSAPVQLEVLTAEQAVSPPLQPAWIVPLLLLPGAHARTDVPAIRDRLHGVGASVRLLPFLGAWTSWWDAVLSALPLPERRDAVLVHHPLRPGVADRFLTMLSSRLALPLVSFDAWPEFQQRHPRARPLPLALAPNRMTEALSEAGGLPPLLEHPPTRQALIDLLVSLP